The sequence GTTCGGCACGTATGGATGCCAGGAGGTACGCGTGCCCATCCTGGAAAAGACCGAGCTCTTCGCCCGCTCCATCGGTGAAGAGACCGACGTCGTGCAAAAGGAAATGTACACCTTTGCCGACCGCAAGGGCCGCTCGCTGACCATGCGCCCCGAAGCCACTGCCGGAGTGCTGCGCGCCTTCATCGAGTCCGGCCAGTGCGGGGCCGAAGGCACGACCAAGCTCTTCGCCTGCGGTCCCATGTTCCGCTACGAACGCCCGCAAAAGGGCCGCCTGCGCCAGTTCCACCAGCTCGACGTCGAGGTCCTGGGCACGGACGCGCCCCAGGCCGACGCCGAGGTCGTGCTCATGCTCTGGACGTTTTTGACCAAGCTGGGCCTTAAAAACCTGGGCCTGGAACTCAACTCCCTGGGTTGCCCCGAGTGCCGGCCGGTCTTTCATCAGCGTCTGCGCGACTTTCTGGCCACCATCGACCACACCCAGCTCTGCGAAGACTGCAAGCGCCGGGCGCAGACCAATCCCTTGCGCGTGCTGGACTGCAAGGTCCCGGCCTGCAAGAGCCTGGTCGAGAACGCGCCGAGCATCGCCGAGTCGCTCTGCCCCGGATGCGACGAACATTTCGCCCAGGTGCGCGACATCCTGGACAGCGCGAAGCTCCCCTATCGCCTGAACGACCGTCTGGTGCGCGGCCTGGACTACTACCAGCGCACCACCTTCGAGGTCGTCTCCGGCGAGATCGGCGCCCAGACCGCCGTGGCCGGCGGCGGCCGTTACGACGGGCTCATCAAGCAGCTCGGCGGCCCCGACCTGCCCGGCATCGGCTTCGCCTGCGGCATGGAGCGGCTCGCCCTGCTTTACGGCCAGGCTCAGATCCCGGCCCCGGACTTCTATCTGGCCGTGCTCGACTCCCGCGCCTTGAATACCGCCTTGCTCCTGGCTCAGCGCATGCGCGAGCGGGGCTTTTCCGGCGAGGTGTCCTTCGAGGCCCGCAGCATCAAGGCCCAGATGCGCCAGGCCAACAAGCTCGGTGTCAAGACCTGCCTGATCCTGGGACAGGACGAAATGGAGAAGGGCCAGATCGTGGTCAAGGACATGGCCACGGGCGTGCAGAAGAACATCGGTCAGGATGACCTGGAACAGGCGCTGGGCTTTCGCAAGCCCTAAGTCTTTACACACACTTTTTGCAGCTTATCGTACCCAAGCGAGGAACATATATGGATGACAGAAACACGGAACTCGGGATGGACTCCCTCGGCGGATGGCGCAGAACCCACACCTGCGCAGGCCTTGGAACGGAGCAGCTGGGGCAGGAAGCCTGCCTCATGGGCTGGGTGCAGTATCGCCGCGACCACGGCGGGCTCATCTTCATCGACCTGCGCGACCGCCACGGCCTGACCCAGGTCGTCTTCTCACCCGAAGTCGCGCCCGAAGCCCATGCACGCGCCCACGTGCTGCGCACCGAATTCGTGCTGGCCATCAAGGGCGTGGTCCGCGCGCGGCCCGATGACATGATCAACCCCAAGCTGGCCACGGGCGCCATCGAGGTCTACGTCACGGAATTCAAGCTCCTGAACACGGCCAAGACCCCGCCCTTCCCCATCGAGGACCGGGTGGACGTGTCCGAGAACCTGCGCCTCAAGTACCGTTTTCTGGACCTGCGCCGCAAGGCCATGGCCGACAACCTGATTTTGAGGAGCCGCGTCTCCCAGTCCGTGCGCCGCTACCTGGACGAGCTCGGGTTCCTTGAAATCGAGACCCCGGTCCTGACCAAGTCCACCCCCGAGGGCGCGCGCGACTTCCTGGTGCCGAGCCGCGTCAATCAGGGCCAGTTCTACGCCCTGCCCCAGTCGCCCCAGCTCTTCAAGCAGCTCCTCATGTGCGGCGGCATGGACCGCTATTTTCAGATCGTCAAATGCTTCCGCGACGAGGACCTGCGCGCCGACCGCCAGCCCGAGTTCACGCAGATCGATATCGAGATGTCTTTCGTGGACGAGGAACAGGTCATGGAAATGGCCGAGGGCATGATGGCCCGCGTCCTGCGCGAAGCGCTCGGGCAGGAGCTTTCCCTGCCCATCCCGCGCATGAAGTACGAGCAGGCCATGGCCCTCTACGGCGTGGACAAGCCCGACATCCGCTTCGGCCTGACGCTCACCGACGTGACCGAAATCGTGCGCGGCTCCGAGTTCAAGCTCTTCGCCACGGCCGCCCTGATCAAGGCATTGCCCGTGCGCGGCGGCGGCGAACTTTCGCGCAAGGAGATCGACGACTACACCGAATTCGTCAAAATCTACGGCGCCCAGGGCCTGGCCTGGATCAAGATCAAGGAGGACGGCTGGCAGTCTCCCATCGCCAAATTCCTGAGCGATGCCGAGCGGGCCGGACTGACCGAAGCCCTTGGCCTTGTGCCCGGCGACATCGTCTTTTTCCAGGCCGGCGCGCCGGAAATGGTCAACAGCGCGCTCGGCAACCTGCGCCTCAAACTCGGCGAACGTTTTGGCCTTATCCCCGAGGGCACCTTCGCGCCCTTGTGGGTCACGGACTTCCCGCTCCTCGAATGGGATCCTGAGGCCAAACGCTGGGTGGCCATGCATCACCCCTTCACCGCGCCCAAAGACATGGGCGCCCTGGCCACAGACCCGGGCCAGGCCGTGGCCCGCGCCTACGACCTCGTGCTGAACGGCACCGAAGTCGGCGGCGGCTCCATCCGCATCCACAACCCCGAGACCCAGCAGCATATGTTTTCCGCCCTGGGCATCAATGAAGAGGAAGCGCAGGCCAAATTCGGATTTCTGCTCGACGCCCTGGTTTTCGGCGCTCCGCCCCACGGCGGCATTGCCTTCGGCCTGGACCGTCTTATCATGCTCCTGACCGGAGCCAAGTCCATCCGCGACGTCATCGCCTTCCCCAAGACCCAGAAGGCGACCTGCCTCATGACCGAGGCCCCGTCGGCGGTCGAGAACACACAATTGCGCGATTTGGGCCTGCGCCTGCGGGAAAAGCCCAAAGAGTAAAGATCATGCCTAGAACAATAGTTACATATCCCAACCCGGTGCTGGCCAAAAAGGCCGCGCCGGTGGTAGAGATAACGGAAGAGATACGCGCCCTGGCGGCCGAGATGCTTGAAATCATGTACGCGGACAAGGGCATCGGCCTCGCCGCGCCCCAGGTGGCGGAAAGCATCCGCCTCATCACCGTGGACCTGAGCGGCCCGGACAAACGCGAAGACCCGCACGTCTTCGTCAATCCCGTCCTCTCGAACCTTGAGGGCGAAGTGGAATCCGAGGAAGGGTGCCTGTCCGTTGTCGGCTACCGCACCACGGTGAAACGCGCCGAACGGCTGCACCTTTCGGCCACGGACCTTGACGGCAAGCCGGTTGAAATGGATGCCGACGATCTCATGGCCATCTGCCTGCAACACGAGGTGGATCACCTCGACGGCGTGCTGTTCATCGACAAGATCAGCAAATTGAAGCGCACCCTGTACGAGAGAAAGCTCAAAAAATGGCTGAAAGAGAAAAACGAAGATTGAAAGTCGTGTTCATGGGCACGCCGGATTTTGCGGCCGTGTCCCTAAGGCACCTTCTGGACTGGGGCGGCTGCGACGTCGTTGGAGTCTATTGCCAGCCTGACCGGCCCTGCGGCCGGGGGCAGGTCTGCACGCCGCCACCCGTCAAGCTGCTGGCCATGGAGGCGCGGCTGCCCGTGTTCCAGCCCCTGAACTTCAAGGAGCAGGCGGATGTGGACCAGCTCGCGGCCCTTGAACCGGACCTACTGCTCGTCGCGGCCTACGGGCTGATCCTCCCCCAGTCGGTACTGGACATTCCCAGGCTTGGCGCCTTCAACGTGCATGCCTCGCTTCTGCCCGAGTACCGTGGTGCTGCCCCCATTCAGCGCGCCATCATGGACGGACGCCCCGTGACCGGCATCACCATCATGCACATGGAGGCGGGCCTGGACACCGGCGACATCCTGCTGCAGCGCAGCCGCGCCATCGGCATCATGGACACGGCCCAGACTCTGCACGACGAACTGGCCGAGATGGGCGGCAAGCTCCTGGTCGACGCCCTGGAAAAAATGGGCCAGGGACGCCTTGTGCGCATCCCTCAGGACCACGCCCGGGCCACCTATGCCGCGAAGCTTTCCAAAGAAGAAGGGCGCATCGATTGGAACCAGCCCGTCCTGACCGTGCACAACCGCATCCGCGGCCTCTTCCCCTGGCCCGGTTCCTGGTTCGATTGGGACGGCATGCCCGGCAAGACCCTGCGTCTGACCGTACACCCCGGCACCATCGGCGACCCCCTGCCCGAAGGAGCGCAGCCCGGCGAAATCCACGGCGTGGCCGATGAAAACGTGCTCATCGCCTGCGCTGATCGCCTGTACGCAGTGCCGGTCATCAAGCCCGCAAACAGCAAACCCCTGCGCGGCCGCGAGTTTTACTGCGGCTATCTGAGCCGCTGCTCCGGCGACCACCTGCTCAAACCCGAACCTGCCTGCCCGGGCGAATAATCCCATGGTCAGTCCCAGGAGCGCCAAAACCAGAAGCCCTTTGGAACAGGAAATCCGGGATTCCTTTCAGACCCGCAAGCGTGTCTTCATCGGGCTCATCACCGGCTCTTCGGTACTGATCTGCCTTTTTTTGGCCATGGTCTGGTTCATCCCCTTTGTCGGGCTGACCACCATCCATCCCGCCGCGCCCTGGATTTTCGGCTTCATCACCGTCGCCCTGATCCTGGCCATCGGCTGGGCGGCCCTGGCCCTGGTTTTAAACATCCTGCTCGGCCGCCCCGTACTTTTCGCCAAACGCCTGCGCGGCATCACGGTCAAGCTCTTCCTGCCGCTCATGACCCTGCTGGGCCGCTTTGTCGGCATCCCGAAGCAGACGGTGCGGGCCTCCTTCATCAAGGTCAACAACGAACTGGTCAGGGGCGAAGGGCACCGCTATCCGGCGGAAAAGATCCTCTTACTCATGCCGCACTGCATCCAGAACAGCCGCTGCAAGTACCGGCTGACCTACGACATCGACAACTGCAAGCGCTGCGGGGACTGCGCCCTGGCCGGGCTGCTCGATCTGCGCGACAAATACGGAATCAGGCTGGCCGTGGCCACGGGCGGAACCATCGCCCGGCGCATCGTGGTCCAGCACAGACCCTCGCTCATCATAGCCGTGGCCTGCGAACGCGACCTGGCCAGCGGCATCCAGGACACCCATCCCCTGCCAGTTTACGGAATCCTGAATTCCCGCCCTTTCGGCCCCTGTCTGGACACCGACGTAGCCCTGGACCGGGTCGAATGGGCCATCAAAGAGTTTCTGGCATGAGTACGCCCTCGGCCCGGCGCCTGGCCCTCGACATCCTGCGCCGCACCCTTGACCACAAGCAGGACCTGCAGGCCGCCGTGGACGAAGTGCTGAACCCGGTTCAGGCCGGACCCGACAAGGGGCTGGCCACGGAACTCGCCTACGGCTATCTGCGCATGCGCGGGCGCATCGATTTTCTTCTCTCCCAGTTGCTTAAAAACCCGGTCCAGACTTCTCCCATCATGAAACGCATTCTCGGCGTGGCCATGTACGAACTCCTTTTCCTGAGCCGCATCCCCGATTACGCGACCCTGGACTGGGCCGTCACTCTGGTGCGCGAGCGTCTGGACCAGACCATGGGCAAGGTCGCCAACGGCGTTCTGCGGAGCCTCTTGCGCCTGGGCCTGTCCGTGCGCTTCGAGGAGTATTACCAGACCAAGACCGCCGGCCATGACCAGTTTCTGTCCGCCTGGTACTCCTGCCCGCAGTGGCTGGCCCGCATGTGGCTCGGCAGCTACGGCAAGGAACAGACCCAGGCCTTCCTGCAGGCGACTCTGAGCGCCCCGCCGCTGGGGGTCAGGATAAACCGCACCCATGCCCAGGCAGAAACGCTGCGGGAAAATTTGCAGCCGCTGCAACAGGACTCCTCGAACTGGGGGTTTGCCCTGACGCAGTGGCCGGAGTTTTTACAGCACGCCGTGGCCGAGGGAGCGGCGACCCGCCAGAGCCTTGCCGCCCAAAAAATCATGGACGCCCTCGGCGTGGAGCATTGGCCGTCTCCCGTGCTCGACGCCTGCGCCGGTCGCGGCGGCAAGACGTATCTGATGTCCGAGCAGGGCAAAAACGTCTGGGCATCGGACGTGAATGTCTTTCGTCTCAGGCAGCTTAAGGCCGAAGGCGCGCGACTCGGCTTTGACATCCCTGCATTCAGGAGCCAGGGGCAAGGCCCTTATCCCCTGCGGCAGACACCCCGCACGATATTTCTCGATGTACCCTGCTCGGGTCTCGGCGTCCTGTCCCGGCGGCCCGATATCAAATGGAAACGGACCGCTGCCGATTGCGCAGGGCTCGTCAAGCTGCAGGAAGAAATTCTGCGGGCCGCAGCCGATCTTCTCACGTCAGGAGGATGCCTAGTCTACGTGACCTGCACGCTGAACCCGGAAGAAAACGAAAAGCAGATCGACCGTTTCGCAAGCCTCCATCCTGAGTTCTCACGCCTGCGCCAAGCCCAGAGCGGACCCGCGGAAGGACTGGGTGAATTTTTCTACGGCGCGGTCCTGCGCAAAAAATGAACACGGATCCGTCCCGGGACCGCCTGTCACGAAAGGACGGCCACGACCCGCGCGACGTCAACCTGAAGGATTATTCGATATGGAAGTAAAAGACAGTAACGGCACGCCGCTCAAAGCCGGAGATTCGGTGCAGGTCATCAAAGATCTGAAAGTGAAGGGTTCTTCCGTGACCCTTAAACGCGGAACCGTCATCAAGAACATCCGCCTCTCGGACAGCGAGGACGTGATCGAATGTAACGCGGACAAGGTCAAAGGCCTTGTTCTCAAGACCTGCTTCCTGAAAAAGGCCTGACCGGCGGATACACGGCGGAGGCACAGTCTCCGCTTCGCAAATTCTACGTCGTGGCCGTAGCCCGGCGATGGAACTCCTTGACCAGGA is a genomic window of Desulfomicrobium baculatum DSM 4028 containing:
- the aspS gene encoding aspartate--tRNA ligase, whose amino-acid sequence is MDDRNTELGMDSLGGWRRTHTCAGLGTEQLGQEACLMGWVQYRRDHGGLIFIDLRDRHGLTQVVFSPEVAPEAHARAHVLRTEFVLAIKGVVRARPDDMINPKLATGAIEVYVTEFKLLNTAKTPPFPIEDRVDVSENLRLKYRFLDLRRKAMADNLILRSRVSQSVRRYLDELGFLEIETPVLTKSTPEGARDFLVPSRVNQGQFYALPQSPQLFKQLLMCGGMDRYFQIVKCFRDEDLRADRQPEFTQIDIEMSFVDEEQVMEMAEGMMARVLREALGQELSLPIPRMKYEQAMALYGVDKPDIRFGLTLTDVTEIVRGSEFKLFATAALIKALPVRGGGELSRKEIDDYTEFVKIYGAQGLAWIKIKEDGWQSPIAKFLSDAERAGLTEALGLVPGDIVFFQAGAPEMVNSALGNLRLKLGERFGLIPEGTFAPLWVTDFPLLEWDPEAKRWVAMHHPFTAPKDMGALATDPGQAVARAYDLVLNGTEVGGGSIRIHNPETQQHMFSALGINEEEAQAKFGFLLDALVFGAPPHGGIAFGLDRLIMLLTGAKSIRDVIAFPKTQKATCLMTEAPSAVENTQLRDLGLRLREKPKE
- a CDS encoding alkylphosphonate utilization protein, which translates into the protein MEVKDSNGTPLKAGDSVQVIKDLKVKGSSVTLKRGTVIKNIRLSDSEDVIECNADKVKGLVLKTCFLKKA
- the hisS gene encoding histidine--tRNA ligase encodes the protein MSKIQKIKGFSDLFSPESTVHTLMENLARQVFGTYGCQEVRVPILEKTELFARSIGEETDVVQKEMYTFADRKGRSLTMRPEATAGVLRAFIESGQCGAEGTTKLFACGPMFRYERPQKGRLRQFHQLDVEVLGTDAPQADAEVVLMLWTFLTKLGLKNLGLELNSLGCPECRPVFHQRLRDFLATIDHTQLCEDCKRRAQTNPLRVLDCKVPACKSLVENAPSIAESLCPGCDEHFAQVRDILDSAKLPYRLNDRLVRGLDYYQRTTFEVVSGEIGAQTAVAGGGRYDGLIKQLGGPDLPGIGFACGMERLALLYGQAQIPAPDFYLAVLDSRALNTALLLAQRMRERGFSGEVSFEARSIKAQMRQANKLGVKTCLILGQDEMEKGQIVVKDMATGVQKNIGQDDLEQALGFRKP
- a CDS encoding DUF116 domain-containing protein; translated protein: MVSPRSAKTRSPLEQEIRDSFQTRKRVFIGLITGSSVLICLFLAMVWFIPFVGLTTIHPAAPWIFGFITVALILAIGWAALALVLNILLGRPVLFAKRLRGITVKLFLPLMTLLGRFVGIPKQTVRASFIKVNNELVRGEGHRYPAEKILLLMPHCIQNSRCKYRLTYDIDNCKRCGDCALAGLLDLRDKYGIRLAVATGGTIARRIVVQHRPSLIIAVACERDLASGIQDTHPLPVYGILNSRPFGPCLDTDVALDRVEWAIKEFLA
- a CDS encoding RsmB/NOP family class I SAM-dependent RNA methyltransferase translates to MSTPSARRLALDILRRTLDHKQDLQAAVDEVLNPVQAGPDKGLATELAYGYLRMRGRIDFLLSQLLKNPVQTSPIMKRILGVAMYELLFLSRIPDYATLDWAVTLVRERLDQTMGKVANGVLRSLLRLGLSVRFEEYYQTKTAGHDQFLSAWYSCPQWLARMWLGSYGKEQTQAFLQATLSAPPLGVRINRTHAQAETLRENLQPLQQDSSNWGFALTQWPEFLQHAVAEGAATRQSLAAQKIMDALGVEHWPSPVLDACAGRGGKTYLMSEQGKNVWASDVNVFRLRQLKAEGARLGFDIPAFRSQGQGPYPLRQTPRTIFLDVPCSGLGVLSRRPDIKWKRTAADCAGLVKLQEEILRAAADLLTSGGCLVYVTCTLNPEENEKQIDRFASLHPEFSRLRQAQSGPAEGLGEFFYGAVLRKK
- the fmt gene encoding methionyl-tRNA formyltransferase yields the protein MAEREKRRLKVVFMGTPDFAAVSLRHLLDWGGCDVVGVYCQPDRPCGRGQVCTPPPVKLLAMEARLPVFQPLNFKEQADVDQLAALEPDLLLVAAYGLILPQSVLDIPRLGAFNVHASLLPEYRGAAPIQRAIMDGRPVTGITIMHMEAGLDTGDILLQRSRAIGIMDTAQTLHDELAEMGGKLLVDALEKMGQGRLVRIPQDHARATYAAKLSKEEGRIDWNQPVLTVHNRIRGLFPWPGSWFDWDGMPGKTLRLTVHPGTIGDPLPEGAQPGEIHGVADENVLIACADRLYAVPVIKPANSKPLRGREFYCGYLSRCSGDHLLKPEPACPGE
- the def gene encoding peptide deformylase, with amino-acid sequence MPRTIVTYPNPVLAKKAAPVVEITEEIRALAAEMLEIMYADKGIGLAAPQVAESIRLITVDLSGPDKREDPHVFVNPVLSNLEGEVESEEGCLSVVGYRTTVKRAERLHLSATDLDGKPVEMDADDLMAICLQHEVDHLDGVLFIDKISKLKRTLYERKLKKWLKEKNED